One genomic window of Camelina sativa cultivar DH55 chromosome 5, Cs, whole genome shotgun sequence includes the following:
- the LOC104786714 gene encoding mitochondrial import inner membrane translocase subunit TIM9-like encodes MDANMMAGLDGLPEEDRAQMNSMIEQLQLRDSLRMYNSLVERCFVDCVDSFTRKSLQKQEEQCVMRCAEKFLKHTMRVGMRFAELNQNAPTQD; translated from the exons ATGGACGCAAACATGATGGCTGGACTAGATGGTCTTCCTGAAGAAGACAGAGCACAAATGAACTCCATGATTGAGCAGCTTCAGCTACGCGACAG CTTGAGGATGTACAATTCATTGGTCGAGAGGTGCTTTGTGGACTGTGTTGATAGCTTTACACGCAAATCTCTACAGAAACAAGAGGAGCAGTGTGTTATGCGGTGCGCTGAGAAGTTCCTTAAGCACACTATGCGTGTTGGTATGCGTTTTGCTGAGCTCAATCAGAACGCACCAACCcaagactga